A window from Rhizosphaericola mali encodes these proteins:
- a CDS encoding M1 family metallopeptidase, with translation MMKLQNNIIPKLKRNAFLLPIGLCFFQNMAQAQHHLTEMVQEPITHADSVRGNINAPERTWWDVLKYDIIVKVDDDAQTIKGSNKITYKVVKDSYPAFMQIDLQEPMEIDSVIFGESRKLNFTRDGNAFHINVPKQKYLGTGSIEVFFHGKPKKAVKAPWDGGWVWAKDSLNRPWITVACQGLGASAWYPCKDVQDDEPNQGASLSVITKKDLVEVGNGRLKSETTYGNEWKEYTWEVKNPINNYTIVPYIGYYVPINATYAGLKGKLDVTLWALDYNKTRAQQHSLPEVMRMLKAFEYWFGPYPFYEDGYQLVDAPHLGMEHQSAVAYGNHYLNGYLGRDLSGTGQGDKFDFIIVHESGHEWFANNITSKDIADMWIHESFTNYSETLFTEYYYGKEAGQEYCYGIRKNIVNDKPIIGPYNVNREGSGDMYYKGANMINSIRSAIGDDKLFREILIGMNKDFYHSTVTSTDIENYINKKSGKDFTSTFQQYLTTTQIPQLEYAFSKEKNKFYFRYVNCLDSFNMPLTLISKKASLKVIPSTKWQSISISNGQLEMLNPTNIEFQYYISTKKVAEPEN, from the coding sequence ATGATGAAATTGCAGAATAATATTATACCTAAATTAAAAAGAAACGCTTTCTTACTCCCAATTGGACTTTGTTTTTTCCAAAATATGGCGCAAGCACAACATCATTTGACGGAAATGGTGCAAGAGCCAATTACACACGCTGATAGTGTCCGTGGTAATATAAATGCGCCCGAACGTACTTGGTGGGATGTCTTGAAATATGATATAATTGTTAAAGTAGACGATGATGCACAGACAATCAAAGGAAGTAACAAAATCACATATAAAGTAGTAAAGGATAGTTATCCTGCATTTATGCAGATTGATCTTCAAGAACCAATGGAGATTGATAGTGTTATTTTTGGAGAAAGTCGTAAATTAAATTTTACACGTGATGGCAATGCATTTCATATAAATGTACCCAAACAAAAATATTTAGGTACAGGATCGATTGAAGTATTTTTTCATGGCAAACCTAAAAAAGCAGTAAAAGCACCTTGGGATGGTGGTTGGGTTTGGGCAAAAGATTCATTGAATCGCCCTTGGATTACCGTTGCTTGTCAAGGTCTGGGAGCATCTGCCTGGTATCCATGCAAAGATGTGCAAGATGACGAACCGAATCAAGGTGCATCTTTATCAGTAATTACTAAAAAAGATTTAGTAGAAGTAGGCAATGGACGCTTGAAATCTGAAACGACCTACGGAAATGAATGGAAAGAATATACTTGGGAAGTTAAAAACCCAATTAATAACTATACCATCGTACCATACATTGGATATTATGTCCCTATCAATGCCACTTATGCAGGATTAAAAGGCAAATTAGATGTTACACTTTGGGCATTGGATTATAATAAAACTCGAGCGCAACAACATTCTTTGCCAGAGGTTATGCGTATGTTAAAAGCATTTGAATATTGGTTTGGTCCTTATCCTTTCTACGAAGATGGTTATCAATTAGTTGATGCACCACATTTAGGCATGGAACATCAAAGTGCGGTGGCTTATGGTAATCATTATTTGAATGGATATTTGGGTAGAGATTTATCTGGCACGGGGCAAGGAGATAAATTTGATTTTATCATCGTACACGAAAGCGGACATGAATGGTTTGCCAATAATATCACATCCAAAGATATCGCCGACATGTGGATTCATGAAAGTTTTACCAATTATAGCGAAACCTTATTTACAGAATATTATTATGGAAAAGAAGCTGGGCAAGAGTATTGTTATGGCATCCGTAAAAATATCGTAAATGACAAACCTATTATCGGTCCATACAATGTCAACAGAGAAGGAAGTGGTGATATGTATTACAAAGGGGCGAACATGATCAATAGTATTCGAAGTGCAATTGGTGATGATAAATTATTTAGAGAAATATTGATCGGTATGAATAAGGATTTCTATCATTCTACAGTAACTTCTACTGATATTGAAAATTATATCAATAAAAAATCGGGAAAAGACTTTACTTCCACTTTCCAACAATATTTGACAACAACACAAATTCCACAATTAGAATATGCCTTTTCAAAAGAAAAAAACAAATTCTATTTTAGATATGTCAATTGTTTGGATTCCTTTAATATGCCTTTAACTTTAATTTCGAAAAAAGCGAGTTTAAAAGTTATTCCATCGACAAAATGGCAATCTATTTCCATCAGTAATGGACAATTAGAAATGCTCAATCCCACAAATATTGAATTTCAATATTATA